In Oryza brachyantha chromosome 1, ObraRS2, whole genome shotgun sequence, the following are encoded in one genomic region:
- the LOC102715442 gene encoding putative receptor protein kinase ZmPK1 gives MACSSASPEHTLGTNSFLSVEDYEKPFLISPHNTFSFGFYEVGHNAFSLSIWFTNTIDKTVVWVANPNSPVNGHGSKLSFYLEGNLVLSDGKGSIVWDNKMMSGQGSRVALLETGNLVITDSKDCVVWQSFDSPTDTLLPLQLLTKDKRLVSGYYSLYYDSDNVLQLKYDGPEISSIYWPNPYYSIFDNGRTTYNSSRIGILDNTGHFMSSDGLNIVASDSGLGINRRLTINQDGNLRLYSLNTLEKKWTVTWEAMPQICGVHGLCGGNSICEYSPSPRCSCALDHFMFVEMQQVDFHGFDLAYNMPISLEGCEKICSAMNSCVAYSYRAGHGRCFAKGQLFNGRKTPSITGSTYFKIPKTTNILIVKQYGLTCRHNNTHEMHQHLEKLLYYYICAAIFGGLELIFITIAYVFLQSKQNIPKSVLDGYEFMTEHFKKFSYRELKEATGNFKEELGRGGSGVFYRGVLDKKRVVAVKRLTNATKAEEEFQAEISVIGRINHINLVRTWGFCSEGKHKLLVYDYVENESLEKHLFESIDAKRFLRWSQRFIIALGTARGLAYLHHECLEWVVHCDMKPENILLTQDFEVKIADFGLAKLSKRSCSSLQLSHMRGTIGYMAPEWALSLPINAKVDVFSYGIVLLEIVMGARISSQTTTEGEKLDLTQILEALKQLVASGDVTHIVDAKLHGQFNHLQAMEMVKISLSCIGERNKRPTMDEIVKALMACSCEDKYI, from the exons ATGGCATGCTCTTCGGCATCACCAGAGCATACGCTAGGAACCAACTCATTCTTATCGGTAGAAGACTATGAAAAACCATTTCTCATTTCACCCCACAATACCTTCTCTTTTGGATTCTATGAAGTAGGTCACAATgccttctccctctccatcTGGTTTACCAATACAATTGACAAAACTGTTGTTTGGGTAGCAAACCCCAACTCACCGGTGAATGGTCATGGATCCAAGTTATCCTTTTATCTGGAGGGTAACTTAGTCCTCAGTGATGGCAAAGGCTCCATTGTGTGGGACAACAAGATGATGTCCGGACAGGGCTCTCGAGTTGCTCTACTTGAAACAGGCAATCTTGTCATCACCGATTCCAAGGATTGTGTTGTGTGGCAAAGCTTTGATTCACCCACTGATACCTTATTACCTTTGCAGCTCCTTACCAAGGATAAAAGGTTGGTGTCTGGCTACTACAGTCTCTACTATGACAGTGATAATGTCCTTCAACTCAAATATGATGGACCAGAGATCTCAAGTATTTATTGGCCAAACCCATATTATTCAATATTTGATAATGGACGAACTACCTACAACAGCTCCAGGATTGGAATCCTCGACAACACTGGTCATTTCATGTCAAGTGATGGCCTAAACATTGTTGCTTCTGACTCGGGTCTTGGGATAAATAGAAGGCTCACGATCAATCAAGATGGCAATCTTAGATTGTATAGCTTAAATacactggaaaaaaaatggacagTCACATGGGAGGCCATGCCTCAAATCTGTGGGGTACATGGACTATGTGGGGGAAATAGCATATGTGAGTATTCTCCTAGTCCTCGGTGTTCCTGTGCTCTAG ATCATTTCATGTTTGTAGAGATGCAACAAGTTGATTTTCATGGATTTGATCTGGCCTATAATATGCCCATTTCATTGGAAGGCTGTGAGAAAATTTGTTCTGCAATGAATTCATGTGTTGCTTATTCATACCGCGCTGGACATGGTCGTTGCTTTGCTAAAGGTCAGCTCTTCAATGGCCGAAAGACTCCATCCATTACTGGAAGCACATACTTCAAGATACCCAAAACTACCAACATCTTGATTGTGAAACAATATGGCTTGACTTGCAGACATAATAATACACATGAAATGCATCAGCATCTTGAAAAGTTGTTGTACTACTATATATGTGCTGCAATATTTGGAGGGCTAGAATTGATCTTCATAACAATAGCCTATGTATTCCTacaaagcaaacaaaatattcCAAAATCAGTATTGGATGGTTATGAATTTATGACTGAGCACTTCAAGAAGTTCTCATATAGAGAGTTGAAGGAGGCTACAGGAAATTTTAAGGAAGAGCTTGGAAGGGGTGGCTCTGGAGTTTTTTACAGAGGCGTACTTGACAAAAAAAGAGTTGTGGCTGTGAAAAGACTAACAAATGCAACAAAAGCTGAAGAGGAGTTTCAGGCAGAAATAAGCGTAATTGGTAGGattaatcatattaatttggtTAGGACTTGGGGCTTTTGCTCAGAAGGCAAACACAAACTATTGGTTTATGATTATGTGGAGAATGAGTCATTGGAAAAGCATCTCTTTGAAAGCATAGATGCAAAAAGATTTCTTCGATGGAGCCAAAGGTTCATCATCGCACTAGGAACAGCAAGGGGCTTGGCATACCTCCACCATGAGTGCCTTGAGTGGGTTGTGCATTGTGATATGAAGCCAGAAAACATACTCTTGACCCAAGACTTTGAAGTGAAAATAGCGGACTTTGGCCTAGCAAAGCTATCCAAAAGAAGTTGCTCTAGCTTGCAGTTATCCCATATGAGAGGAACAATAGGATATATGGCTCCTGAATGGGCATTGAGTTTGCCTATTAATGCAAAGGTTGATGTTTTTAGCTATGGAATTGTGCTTCTTGAAATTGTGATGGGAGCTAGGATTTCTAGCCAGACAACGACAGAAGGGGAGAAATTGGATTTGACACAAATATTGGAAGCACTAAAACAATTGGTAGCTAGTGGAGATGTTACACACATAGTGGATGCTAAGCTACATGGACAGTTTAACCATCTCCAAGCAATGGAAATGGTAAAGATATCCTTATCATGCATAGGAGAAAGAAATAAGAGGCCAACAATGGATGAAATCGTCAAAGCTCTAATGGCATGTTCTTgtgaagataaatatatatag
- the LOC102700843 gene encoding putative receptor protein kinase ZmPK1, which translates to MAGLGTLCLAVQLPLVCLLLRSSASTAQHTLGTGSSLSVEDRARAFLVSPDGTFACGFVQVGDNAFSFSVWFTAAKSSAVVWTANRDSPVNGRGSRISFRHDGELALADTNGTTVWASRTGGGGRGLTVSLRDTGNLVVVDPSTGRAVWQSFDWPTDTLLPSQPFTKETKLAAGYYSLYFDNDNVLRMLYDGPEISSIYWPLPDLRVFGNDRTSYNSSRIAILDDAGVFRSSDRLQALASDMGVGVRRRLTIEQDGNLRMYSLNASTGGWTVTWSALKQPCQAHGLCGKNGICEYLPSQRCSCPPGYVMNDAQDWGKGCNPTFAVGNCSQGAASEKFMSFKVAQTDFYGYDLKFNMSMTFEICREQCLLDCQCVAFSYRLDGAGRCYTKGMLFNGYTSANFPGSIYLKVPLDINASALRVSAQSAAAGLACSPVVPVLTVSAAVYGMPARNSWKWTYFFAFAGVLGVLDLLFIATGWWFLSSKQSIPSSLEAGYRMVLTSQFRRFTYRELKDATSNFKEELGRGGSGVVYRGVLDGGKVVAVKKLAVEVSMQGDEEFWAEMTVLGRINHMNLVRIWGFCSEHKHKLLVYEYVENQSLDRHLFDASDGGGGSGSKTTTLGWKERYKIALGTARGLAYLHHECLEWVIHCDMKPENILLTREFDAKIADFGLAKLSKRDGGAGVELTHMRGTSGYIAPEWALNVPINAKVDVYSFGIVLLEIVVGSRVADQRTAAGERLQMPQIAQALRHVLDGGDVMSLVDARLQGQFNPRQAMEMVRISLACMDERNSRPTMDDIAKALTAFDDEDEHPAYRS; encoded by the coding sequence ATGGCTGGATTGGGCACcctctgcctcgccgtgcaGCTCCCGCTGGTGTGTCTGCTGCTGcgctcgtcggcgtcgacggcgcaGCACACGCTGGGCACCGGCTCCTCCCTGTCGGTGGAGGACAGGGCGCGGGCTTTCCTGGTGTCGCCGGACGGCACCTTCGCCTGCGGCTTCGTCCAGGTCGGCGACAACGCCTTCTCTTTCTCCGTATGGTTCACTGCCGCCAAGAGCAGTGCCGTGGTCTGGACGGCCAACCGCGACTCCCCCGTGAACGGCAGGGGCTCGAGGATCTCGTTCCGCCACGACGGCGAGCTGGCCCTCGCCGACACCAACGGGACTACGGTGTGGGCGAGCaggacgggcggcggcgggcggggccTCACCGTCTCCCTCCGCGACACCGGAAACCTCGTCGTCGTGGACCCGTCGACTGGCCGCGCCGTGTGGCAGAGCTTCGACTGGCCGACGGACACGCTGCTCCCGTCGCAGCCGTTCACCAAGGAGacgaagctcgccgccggctacTACAGCCTCTACTTCGACAACGACAACGTGCTGCGCATGCTCTACGACGGCCCGGAGATCTCCAGCATCTACTGGCCGCTGCCGGACTTGCGCGTCTTCGGCAACGACCGGACAAGCTACAACAGCTCGAGGATCGCCATCCTCGACGATGCGGGCGTCTTCCGGTCCTCCGACAGGCTGCAGGCCCTGGCCTCCGACATGGGCGTCGGCGTCAGGAGGCGACTTACCATCGAGCAGGACGGCAACCTGAGGATGTACAGCCTGAACGCGTCGACCGGTGGCTGGACGGTGACATGGTCGGCGCTCAAGCAGCCGTGCCAAGCCCACGGGTTGTGCGGCAAGAACGGCATCTGCGAGTACCTGCCGAGCCAGCGATGCTCCTGCCCTCCAGGGTACGTAATGAATGACGCGCAGGACTGGGGGAAAGGCTGCAACCCGACGTTCGCCGTCGGCAACTGCAGCCAGGGGGCGGCGTCGGAGAAGTTCATGTCCTTCAAGGTGGCCCAAACCGACTTCTACGGCTACGACCTCAAGTTCAACATGTCGATGACGTTCGAGATATGCAGGGAGCAGTGCCTGCTGGATTGCCAGTGCGTCGCCTTCTCCTACAGGCTGGACGGCGCGGGGAGATGCTACACGAAAGGCATGCTGTTCAACGGCTACACGTCGGCGAATTTCCCGGGGAGCATCTACCTCAAGGTGCCCCTCGACATCAACGCCTCGGCGCTGCGGGTCTCCGCGcagagcgcggcggccggccttGCCTGCAGCCCCGTCGTGCCCGTGTTGACCGTGTCTGCTGCCGTGTACGGGATGCCGGCAAGAAACAGCTGGAAGTGGACCTACTTCTTCGCGTTCGCTGGCGTGCTCGGAGTTCTGGACCTCCTGTTCATCGCGACGGGCTGGTGGTTCCTCTCCAGCAAGCAGAGCATCCCCAGCTCGCTGGAGGCAGGGTACAGGATGGTCCTGACGAGCCAATTCAGGCGATTCACGTACCGCGAGCTCAAGGACGCGACGAGCAACTTCAAGGAGGAGCTCGGTCGGGGCGGCTCCGGCGTGGTGTACCGCGGCGTGCTCGACGGCGGTAAGGTGGTGGCGGTGAAGAAGCTGGCGGTCGAGGTGTCGATGCAGGGGGACGAGGAGTTCTGGGCGGAGATGACGGTGCTCGGGCGGATCAACCACATGAACCTTGTCAGGATTTGGGGCTTCTGCTCCGAGCACAAGCACAAGCTGCTGGTGTACGAGTACGTGGAGAACCAGTCGCTGGACCGGCACCTGTTCGACgcgtccgacggcggcggcggcagcggcagcaagACGACGACGCTGGGGTGGAAAGAGCGTTACAAAATTGCTCTGGGCACGGCGAGGGGCCTCGCCTACCTCCACCACGAGTGCCTCGAGTGGGTCATCCACTGCGACATGAAGCCGGAGAATATCCTCCTGACGCGGGAGTTCGACGCCAAGATCGCCGACTTCGGGCTGGCCAAGCTGTCCAagcgggacggcggcgccggcgtggagCTCACGCACATGAGGGGGACCTCGGGATACATCGCGCCAGAGTGGGCGCTCAACGTGCCGATCAACGCCAAGGTGGATGTGTACAGCTTCGGCATCGTGCTGCTGGAGATCGTTGTCGGGAGCCGGGTCGCCGACCAgaggacggcggccggcgagcggctgCAGATGCCGCAGATCGCGCAGGCGCTGAGGCATgtgctggacggcggcgacgtgaTGTCCCTGGTGGATGCCAGGCTGCAGGGGCAGTTCAACCCTCGGCAGGCCATGGAAATGGTGAGGATCTCTCTGGCGTGTATGGATGAAAGGAACAGCAGGCCGACCATGGACGACATCGCCAAGGCTCTCACGGCATTCGATGACGAGGACGAACACCCCGCCTACAGGTCATGA